Below is a genomic region from Nitrospira sp..
GGTGTTCCTCCACTTACGCCTGCGTCACTCACTGACTTCGAGCGTGTGCTGAGGAACTGTGATCTGGATCCTCGAGTAATTCCGTTTGGCGATCGCTTCTGTCCCAACAATCTATTGACGGTCGGAGTTGCCCTACGTCGGGGGCCTGGGATGAATGTCTTCTTCTGGGACCCGAGTTTCTGGACTCTCCTCAATTTCAGACAAACCACGACAGAGCTATATGAGGTACTACTGAAGGGCTGCAGCGATTTTATTGCGTGGCCCTGCTGTGAGGACGAACTGGCCGCTCGCCTGCGACGGGTGAAGGCACTGACCAAAGAGCACAGCGCACCTAACGGTCAGCCGGTGAGTGCCGACATCATTCGGGATCTGAGTTTGGTAGGCCGTTCAGACTGTTTCCTGTCGGCATTGCGGCTGACGGAGAAGTTTGCGCGGTACGAGGTGCCCGTGCTGCTCGAGGGCGAATCCGGGACGGGCAAGGAACTGTTTGCCCGTGCGCTGCACTACTTGGGGCCCCGTCGCGGCCAGCCGTTTGTGCCGGTCAACTGTGCCGCGCTACCAGACACCCTCATTGAAAATGAACTGTTTGGACACGTGTCCGGGGCGTATACCGGTGCCCACGGTCCGATGGATGGAGTCATTGCTCAGGCTAATGGCGGCACGCTGTTTTTTGATGAAGTCCACTGTCTCTCGCCAAAGGGACAAGCGACCCTGCTGCGCTTCGCGCAGGACCTGCACTATCGTCCCTTGGGCGCCTCGACCCGGCCGCGTCGGGCCAATGTTCGACTCGTCGCTGCGACCAACCAATGCCTGTGGAACTGCGTGTGCCACGGACGCTTCCGTGAGGATCTCTACTACCGACTCAACGTCGGTTTCGTCCGCCTGCCGCCCCTCCGCGAACGCAAACAGGACATCGTCGCATTGGTGAACGACATCATTGCCAAACTCTGCACGCGATACGGCACGGGCCTGCGTCGGTTCGATGCACCCTCGCTCGCCTGGTTATCAGTCCAGCCGTGGAAGGGGAACGTGCGAGAATTGGAAAATGTGATTCAGCGAGCCTTCATGCTATCCGATGATCCTGTCATTCGCATCGACCCTCACTGCGCAGACGTTTCCAGTGACAGCCAGGCGACGGAAATGAATCAAGAGGCCCTCTTCAAAGAAGCCAGGCAGCGAGCACTGCAGGAGTTCGAGGCAGACTATCTTCGCCGAATGTTAATTGTGGCTGCCGGCAATGTCACCGAGGCAGCGCGGCGGTCAGGCAAGGACCGGCGTGTGTTTGGGCGGCTGATGAAGAAGTATGGGATCGATCGAGGAGACTTTGTCCCTGACTAAGCCTGTAACGGAAGCGGAACCACCATTGCCGGTTACCAGGTTCGGAACTCACTGGCCTTTCGTGAGCCGTTCGAGTACCTCTTCTGCTGTTGCCGAGTCATCCAGGGAAAGCTCTTTGATGAGTCGACGAATCATGGCTTGTACTTCGGGCGGCGGTCCATCCCGGTTCGGCTGACTAAGCGCAGCGAACAGCTTGGGCATAGTGTCGTCCCCGAGTCCTTCCAGAACCCGCGTCACAGCTTTCAGTGTGTCTATATGCGGCACGTCGTTTGGTGAAGTTGCACATCGCAGAGCAGCAACCTCCTCAGTCAATCGTGCGGTGGTTTCAGCATCGATGAAACCCTGCCGCCCAGCTGTTTGTAGAACTTCAGCTACGATAGGAGCGATGGTGCTCGTGTCATTTTCAGAAGACGACTGCACGGAATATCAGGAGTCGGCTGCACTGGTGGATTGCAGCGCGGTGTACAGGGCCGTCTTGCTCACCTTGAGCCGTGTAGCGGCCTCTCGGACATTAAGCCCGTTGGCGATGTGCTCCCGCGCTCGCTGCAACTTGTCGGCGGTGACAACCGGCTTTCGCCCGCCCTTCCTCCCACGAGCGGCGGCGGCAGTCAACCCGGCCTTGGTGCGCTCGCGGATCAAGTCGCGCTCGAACTGGCCCAGCGCGCCGAACACGTGGAAGATGAGCCGCCCGCCTGGCGTGGTGGTGTCGATGGCTTCCGTCAGAGAACGGAAGCCGACGCCTCGCGCTTCCAGCGCGCCTATCGTTTCGATTAGGTGCGGCATAGAGCGCCCGAGCCGATCCAGCCGCCAGACGGCCAGCACGTCGCCGTCGCGCAGGTAGGCCAGCGCATCAGCCAAGCCGGGGCGGTCGGCCTTGGCCCCGGAAGCCGTGTCCTCGAAAACGCGCTCGCAGCCTGCCTTGCGTAGCGCATCCGTCTGCAAGGCGGTGTCCTGTTCCGCCGTCGATACCCGCGCATAGCCGATCAGTGCCATTTGCCGCCTCTCTTGTCCGTCATTCCGTCCGCCTATCTTAATGTCCGACAACCCGTTGTGCAATAACTTTGCT
It encodes:
- a CDS encoding sigma-54-dependent Fis family transcriptional regulator translates to MACTALLIGVPPLTPASLTDFERVLRNCDLDPRVIPFGDRFCPNNLLTVGVALRRGPGMNVFFWDPSFWTLLNFRQTTTELYEVLLKGCSDFIAWPCCEDELAARLRRVKALTKEHSAPNGQPVSADIIRDLSLVGRSDCFLSALRLTEKFARYEVPVLLEGESGTGKELFARALHYLGPRRGQPFVPVNCAALPDTLIENELFGHVSGAYTGAHGPMDGVIAQANGGTLFFDEVHCLSPKGQATLLRFAQDLHYRPLGASTRPRRANVRLVAATNQCLWNCVCHGRFREDLYYRLNVGFVRLPPLRERKQDIVALVNDIIAKLCTRYGTGLRRFDAPSLAWLSVQPWKGNVRELENVIQRAFMLSDDPVIRIDPHCADVSSDSQATEMNQEALFKEARQRALQEFEADYLRRMLIVAAGNVTEAARRSGKDRRVFGRLMKKYGIDRGDFVPD
- a CDS encoding recombinase family protein, which produces MALIGYARVSTAEQDTALQTDALRKAGCERVFEDTASGAKADRPGLADALAYLRDGDVLAVWRLDRLGRSMPHLIETIGALEARGVGFRSLTEAIDTTTPGGRLIFHVFGALGQFERDLIRERTKAGLTAAAARGRKGGRKPVVTADKLQRAREHIANGLNVREAATRLKVSKTALYTALQSTSAADS